A part of Streptococcus porcinus genomic DNA contains:
- a CDS encoding fructose-bisphosphatase class III — translation MLQYYQLLKEKFPTKSSLITEMINLDAICHLPKGTEYFLSDLHGEYQAFDYLLRNGSGSIKKKIQECFPQKKVSDIETLCQYIYYPAEKIQVRQEIVDQDTLNRELCHYLLDLLQLVKYIGGKYTRSKVRKMLPSDYAYIMEELLTEEQPDKNKQYYYNAIISKVIELEQLDNLFIAFAYLIQGLAIDHLHVVGDIFDRGQYPDLIIDRLKGFQNIDIQWGNHDITWIGAMSGSYICMINVIRIAARYNSLSLIEDRYGINLRRLIDYSQRYFKEETVFNPILDGDYISESERVTLNKLQQATALLQFKLEHQLIKRRPEFGMEASQLFSKIDPEKKTIHIGKKVYPLQSFPYHKISWDHAELLTAEEEQILKGLMYRFQNSEKLESHIDFLMEKGSMYHISNNHLLFHGCMPMHSNGDFKSMRFGNCSYSGKALLDFFQEQVRESYKKRDQHEDLATDIFWYLWCGEVSSLFGKNRMTTFERYYIADKASHHEEKNPYYRLREDEEICLRILAEFGLDDNAHIVNGHTPVKEKGGELPIKANGRIIIIDGGLAKGYQKTTGIAGYTLISNSYGLELVAHKPFSSVKDVLEGKCDIIFIKRLVEQVEHRTLVKDTDNGKKLLQEIADLDHLYHHFDQY, via the coding sequence ATGTTGCAGTACTATCAATTATTGAAAGAAAAGTTTCCGACAAAATCATCTCTGATTACAGAGATGATCAACCTTGATGCTATTTGTCACCTGCCCAAGGGGACGGAATATTTTTTGAGTGATTTGCATGGTGAATACCAAGCTTTTGACTATTTATTACGAAATGGCTCAGGTTCCATCAAAAAGAAGATTCAAGAATGTTTTCCACAAAAGAAGGTGTCAGATATCGAAACACTATGTCAGTATATCTATTACCCCGCGGAAAAAATTCAAGTACGTCAAGAAATAGTAGATCAAGATACTTTAAACAGAGAATTGTGCCATTATTTGCTAGATCTTTTACAATTAGTCAAATACATAGGCGGGAAATACACTCGTTCAAAAGTACGAAAGATGCTTCCCTCAGATTATGCGTATATCATGGAAGAACTTCTAACTGAGGAGCAACCAGATAAAAACAAACAATATTACTACAATGCCATTATTTCTAAAGTTATTGAACTTGAACAGTTGGACAACCTTTTTATTGCCTTTGCTTATTTAATCCAAGGATTGGCAATTGATCATCTTCACGTTGTAGGAGACATTTTTGATAGAGGACAATATCCAGATTTAATTATTGATCGTTTAAAAGGTTTTCAAAATATTGATATTCAGTGGGGAAATCATGATATAACTTGGATTGGGGCTATGTCTGGTTCTTACATATGTATGATTAATGTAATTCGTATTGCAGCTAGGTATAATTCACTATCCCTCATTGAAGATCGCTATGGTATTAATTTGCGTCGCCTTATTGATTATAGTCAGCGTTACTTCAAAGAAGAAACGGTTTTTAATCCGATTTTAGACGGCGATTATATTTCTGAATCAGAGCGAGTGACATTAAATAAATTACAACAAGCGACAGCCCTTCTACAATTTAAACTTGAGCATCAATTGATTAAGCGGCGTCCAGAATTTGGCATGGAGGCTTCGCAATTATTCTCGAAAATAGATCCTGAGAAAAAAACTATCCATATTGGTAAGAAGGTCTATCCTTTGCAATCATTTCCGTACCACAAGATTTCTTGGGATCATGCTGAACTTTTAACGGCAGAAGAAGAGCAAATCTTAAAAGGACTCATGTATCGTTTTCAAAATTCAGAAAAATTGGAAAGTCATATTGATTTCTTGATGGAAAAAGGCTCAATGTATCATATCTCTAATAATCATTTACTTTTCCATGGTTGCATGCCTATGCATTCTAATGGGGACTTTAAGTCCATGCGCTTTGGTAACTGTAGTTACTCTGGTAAGGCTCTTCTTGATTTTTTCCAAGAACAGGTCAGAGAATCTTATAAAAAGCGTGATCAACATGAAGATTTAGCGACAGATATTTTTTGGTACTTATGGTGTGGTGAGGTTTCTTCATTGTTTGGTAAAAATCGAATGACCACTTTTGAGCGCTATTATATCGCTGACAAAGCTAGCCACCATGAAGAAAAAAATCCTTACTACCGCTTAAGAGAAGATGAAGAAATTTGCCTTCGGATTTTGGCAGAATTTGGCCTTGACGACAATGCTCATATCGTTAATGGCCACACTCCTGTTAAAGAAAAAGGTGGTGAGCTTCCAATTAAGGCTAATGGTCGCATTATTATCATTGATGGTGGACTGGCTAAAGGTTATCAAAAAACCACTGGAATTGCAGGATATACCTTAATTTCCAACAGTTATGGGTTAGAGTTAGTAGCTCATAAGCCCTTCTCATCTGTCAAAGATGTTTTGGAAGGGAAATGTGATATTATCTTTATTAAGCGTCTAGTTGAACAAGTGGAACACCGGACATTAGTAAAAGATACAGATAATGGGAAGAAATTATTGCAGGAAATAGCGGATTTGGATCATCTTTATCACCACTTTGACCAATATTAA
- a CDS encoding aminoacyltransferase, which translates to MYSYKVDISAEELDAFVLSHPKCNILQSSQWASVKDSWKQKLMGFYEDNQLVATATLLIRDLPLNYTLIYIPRGPIMDFTNFELVDFVIRSLKEYGKRQKAFFIKWDPSLFLKQFSVSEEITEVEPNDLTLSAISFLKSRGLEWSGYTKDIGETIQPRFQANLYAKDFEFAQLPKKTRQAIRTAQNKGVTVTIGGQELLEDFAKLMKKTEVRKGIHLRGVDYYRKLMETYSGNSYITLSQINLNDRQRLLEIQLSKAQTEQAKFTDKTKEGKIKENKDAINRIKAELNFIEEEKTKENNLVALAGTLTLIFGKTSENLYAGMDDDYKMYQAPLLTWFETANEAFNRGCQWQNMGGVENQLDGGLYAFKAKLNPQIEEFAGEFDIPVSHLYRPAMLVYNLRKKLRSKH; encoded by the coding sequence ATGTATTCTTATAAAGTTGATATTTCTGCAGAAGAACTTGATGCTTTTGTACTGTCTCACCCTAAATGCAATATTTTACAAAGTTCTCAATGGGCAAGTGTCAAAGATAGCTGGAAGCAAAAATTAATGGGTTTCTATGAAGACAATCAACTTGTGGCTACTGCTACTCTGCTTATTAGAGACCTCCCGCTAAATTATACTCTCATTTATATACCACGTGGTCCGATTATGGATTTCACCAATTTTGAGCTGGTCGATTTTGTCATTCGCTCACTTAAAGAATATGGTAAGCGTCAAAAAGCCTTCTTTATCAAATGGGATCCTAGTCTGTTTTTAAAACAGTTCTCTGTATCAGAAGAAATAACTGAGGTAGAACCAAATGATTTAACTCTATCAGCCATTAGCTTTTTAAAAAGTAGAGGTCTAGAATGGAGTGGTTATACCAAAGATATCGGGGAAACTATCCAACCAAGATTCCAAGCCAATCTTTATGCTAAGGATTTTGAATTCGCTCAATTACCCAAGAAGACGAGACAAGCTATTAGAACGGCACAAAATAAAGGCGTTACCGTAACCATCGGTGGTCAAGAACTACTTGAAGATTTCGCTAAGCTAATGAAAAAAACGGAAGTCCGTAAAGGCATTCATCTCCGTGGCGTTGATTATTATCGAAAGCTGATGGAAACATACTCAGGCAATTCCTACATTACACTGTCTCAAATTAATCTTAATGATAGACAAAGACTTTTAGAAATACAACTGAGTAAAGCACAAACAGAACAGGCAAAATTTACTGATAAAACTAAAGAAGGTAAAATTAAAGAAAATAAGGACGCTATTAATCGGATAAAAGCTGAATTAAACTTTATTGAAGAAGAAAAAACAAAAGAAAACAATCTTGTTGCTCTTGCTGGAACATTAACCTTAATCTTTGGCAAGACATCAGAAAATCTTTACGCGGGAATGGACGATGATTATAAAATGTACCAAGCCCCTCTTCTTACTTGGTTTGAAACAGCCAACGAAGCCTTTAATCGTGGTTGTCAATGGCAAAATATGGGTGGTGTCGAAAATCAACTTGACGGAGGGCTCTATGCTTTCAAAGCCAAATTAAATCCTCAAATTGAAGAGTTTGCCGGGGAATTTGATATTCCGGTTAGCCACCTTTATCGTCCAGCCATGTTAGTTTATAATCTACGTAAAAAATTAAGGAGCAAACACTAA
- a CDS encoding HAD family hydrolase yields MYQAIIFDMDGVIFDTEDFYLERRKQFLDNHGLSIAHMEAKEFIGGNLQQVWQKLLSQNTVKLDAKVIQEDYEAYKEKHPAPYSDLLFPQVKLILKQLRDKGYKLALASNSQTRDVHRALTSSEIMSYFDLVLGREDVVNAKPNPEIYKKAAQLLEVDKEAILVVEDSEKGIAAAKEAGITVLAIKDYRYGIDQSAANGQIDDLSGLLEVLK; encoded by the coding sequence ATGTATCAAGCAATCATTTTTGATATGGATGGGGTCATTTTTGACACCGAAGACTTTTATCTTGAACGCCGAAAGCAGTTCTTAGATAATCACGGACTTTCCATTGCTCATATGGAAGCGAAGGAATTTATTGGAGGGAATTTACAACAAGTCTGGCAAAAACTACTTAGTCAGAATACTGTCAAATTAGATGCAAAGGTCATTCAGGAGGATTATGAAGCTTATAAAGAGAAGCATCCTGCACCTTATTCTGATCTTTTATTCCCTCAGGTCAAATTAATACTTAAACAGTTGAGAGATAAGGGGTATAAACTTGCTTTAGCTTCTAATAGCCAGACAAGAGATGTGCACCGGGCTTTGACATCATCAGAAATCATGTCCTATTTTGATCTTGTTTTGGGCAGAGAAGATGTTGTTAATGCAAAACCAAACCCTGAAATTTATAAAAAAGCTGCACAGCTATTAGAGGTTGATAAGGAAGCAATCCTTGTTGTTGAAGATAGTGAAAAAGGAATTGCTGCCGCAAAAGAAGCTGGAATTACTGTTTTGGCTATCAAAGATTATCGCTACGGGATTGACCAATCAGCGGCTAATGGCCAGATTGATGACCTAAGTGGTTTGTTAGAAGTGTTAAAGTAA
- a CDS encoding HD domain-containing protein gives MNEKVFRDPVHNYIHISEDVIYDLVNSKEFQRLRRIKQVPTTAFTFHGAEHSRFSHCLGVYEIARRVTEIFDERYSDIWNKEESLLTMTAGLLHDIGHGAYSHTFEKLFETDHEAITQEIITNPETEINSILRRVSPDFPDQVASVINHTYPNKQVVQLISSQIDCDRMDYLLRDSYFSAANYGQFDLMRILRVIRPVKNGIVFEKNGMHAVEDYIVSRFQMYMQVYFHPASRGVELTLQNLLKRAKRIYQKDPAYIIKTAPGLIPFLQNNFTLADYLKLDDGVLNTYFQEWMTSQDSILADLACRFINRKILKSVTFDQASENKLNHLRQLVEAVGFNPEYYTGVHVNFDLPYDIYRPEMKNPRTQIEMIHKDGHRSELSLLSPIVKTLTGTTYGDRRFYFPKEMLEADDLFAKDKEEFISYITDEHFQFPN, from the coding sequence ATGAATGAAAAAGTATTTCGTGATCCAGTCCACAATTATATCCACATTAGTGAAGATGTTATTTATGACTTAGTCAATTCTAAAGAATTTCAACGATTGAGACGAATTAAACAAGTTCCGACAACTGCCTTTACCTTCCATGGTGCAGAGCATAGTCGTTTTTCACATTGCCTTGGCGTCTACGAGATTGCTAGACGTGTCACTGAAATTTTTGACGAACGATATTCCGATATATGGAATAAAGAAGAATCACTCTTAACGATGACAGCTGGTCTCTTACACGATATTGGTCATGGTGCCTACTCACATACTTTTGAAAAGCTATTTGAAACGGACCATGAAGCCATCACTCAAGAAATTATTACTAATCCGGAAACGGAAATCAATAGCATTCTTAGACGAGTTTCGCCAGATTTTCCCGATCAAGTAGCCAGTGTTATTAATCATACGTATCCAAATAAACAGGTTGTTCAGCTCATTTCTAGTCAAATCGATTGCGATCGGATGGACTACCTTTTACGTGATTCTTATTTTTCAGCAGCAAATTATGGGCAATTTGATCTCATGCGCATCTTACGTGTTATCCGTCCAGTCAAAAATGGCATTGTATTCGAAAAGAATGGCATGCACGCGGTGGAAGATTACATCGTTAGTCGATTCCAAATGTATATGCAAGTTTATTTCCATCCAGCCAGTCGAGGAGTTGAGCTAACGCTGCAAAATCTACTCAAAAGAGCTAAACGTATTTATCAAAAAGATCCTGCTTATATTATTAAAACAGCACCTGGATTAATTCCTTTTTTGCAAAACAACTTTACATTAGCAGATTATTTAAAACTTGATGATGGTGTTTTAAATACATACTTCCAAGAATGGATGACGAGCCAGGACTCCATTTTAGCAGATTTAGCTTGTCGCTTTATCAATCGAAAAATTCTAAAATCAGTGACCTTTGATCAAGCCTCGGAAAATAAATTGAATCATCTCCGTCAACTTGTCGAAGCTGTTGGATTTAATCCTGAGTATTATACTGGTGTACATGTTAATTTTGATTTGCCTTATGATATTTATCGTCCTGAAATGAAAAATCCAAGAACACAGATTGAAATGATTCATAAAGATGGTCATAGGTCTGAACTTTCACTCCTATCACCTATTGTCAAGACACTGACCGGTACAACATATGGTGATCGTCGCTTCTACTTCCCAAAGGAAATGCTAGAAGCAGATGATCTCTTTGCTAAAGATAAAGAAGAATTTATTTCCTACATTACTGATGAACATTTCCAATTTCCAAATTAG
- the yidA gene encoding sugar-phosphatase: MSIKLVAVDIDGTLITDDRKITSQVFDAVQEAKAQGVQVVIATGRPIAGVTHLLNELNLNHQGNYVITFNGGLVQDAETGQEIVKSIMSYDDYLEIEFLSRKIGLHMHAITKEGIYTANRDIGKYTVHEATLVNMPIFYRTPEEMASKEIVKMMMIDEPELLDKALKNIPQSFYDQYNIVKSTPFYLEFMPKSVSKGNAIIHLAEKMGLDQSQTMAIGDAENDRAMLEVVGNPVVMENGSPELKMIAKYVTKSNNESGVAYALREWVLK, encoded by the coding sequence ATGTCTATCAAATTAGTTGCTGTCGACATTGATGGCACGCTTATTACGGATGACCGTAAAATTACTAGTCAAGTGTTCGATGCTGTTCAAGAGGCTAAGGCACAAGGGGTCCAAGTAGTTATTGCCACAGGCCGTCCTATTGCTGGTGTTACCCACCTCCTCAATGAACTTAACTTAAATCATCAAGGTAACTATGTTATCACCTTCAATGGCGGTTTGGTCCAAGATGCTGAGACAGGACAAGAAATTGTCAAATCAATAATGTCCTATGACGATTATCTAGAAATTGAATTCCTCAGCCGTAAAATTGGTCTCCATATGCATGCTATTACAAAAGAAGGAATCTATACTGCAAACAGAGATATTGGGAAATACACTGTTCATGAAGCAACACTTGTTAACATGCCAATTTTTTACAGAACACCCGAAGAAATGGCATCCAAGGAAATTGTCAAAATGATGATGATTGATGAACCTGAGCTTTTAGACAAAGCTCTCAAAAATATACCTCAATCTTTCTATGATCAATATAATATTGTCAAATCAACCCCTTTTTACTTAGAATTTATGCCAAAATCTGTTTCAAAGGGCAATGCCATTATTCATTTAGCTGAGAAAATGGGACTTGACCAAAGCCAGACTATGGCGATTGGAGATGCAGAAAATGACCGAGCCATGCTGGAAGTAGTTGGTAATCCTGTTGTTATGGAAAATGGTAGCCCCGAGTTAAAAATGATTGCCAAATATGTCACTAAATCAAATAATGAAAGCGGCGTAGCGTATGCGCTACGCGAGTGGGTTTTAAAATAA
- a CDS encoding glycerophosphodiester phosphodiesterase produces the protein MTTIFAHRGSKTNRPENTLAAFREAIRVGTDGIELDVHRTKDRHLVVIHDESVDRTTNGYGYIRDLLLKEIKELDAGSWFDPVYFREKVPTLEEVLKLLVTENFQGTLNIEIKTNKYHYPGIEWDIARLMKTREWPFNYLYCSFNVRSLRLMAIADPHIELAILVRNNPLQICIGRRTSFISAFHPKKFWIMTSRRMASYFGKTIRPWTLNNEKQMEYAFRLNLAGFMTDKPELAVRVRDRIINEKAKEN, from the coding sequence ATGACAACCATTTTTGCTCATCGTGGTAGTAAAACAAATCGTCCAGAAAATACTCTTGCTGCTTTCAGAGAAGCCATAAGAGTTGGAACTGATGGCATAGAATTAGATGTCCATCGGACAAAGGATCGTCATTTAGTTGTCATTCATGATGAATCAGTTGACCGTACTACAAATGGTTACGGTTATATTAGAGATCTGTTACTAAAAGAGATTAAAGAACTTGATGCTGGTTCTTGGTTTGATCCCGTTTATTTTAGGGAGAAAGTTCCAACGCTTGAAGAAGTTCTAAAGCTTTTAGTGACAGAGAACTTTCAAGGGACATTAAATATTGAAATTAAGACAAATAAATATCACTATCCCGGTATCGAGTGGGATATTGCTCGGTTAATGAAAACTCGCGAGTGGCCTTTTAATTATCTTTATTGTAGTTTTAATGTTAGAAGTCTTAGGCTTATGGCAATTGCTGATCCTCATATTGAGTTAGCGATTTTGGTAAGGAATAATCCACTTCAAATCTGTATTGGTCGCAGAACATCCTTTATTAGTGCTTTTCACCCTAAGAAATTTTGGATAATGACTAGTAGAAGGATGGCTAGCTATTTTGGTAAAACGATTAGGCCTTGGACCTTAAACAATGAAAAACAAATGGAATATGCTTTTCGCCTTAACCTTGCTGGCTTTATGACAGATAAACCAGAATTGGCTGTTAGGGTCCGTGACCGAATTATAAATGAAAAAGCTAAAGAAAACTAA
- a CDS encoding metallophosphoesterase, with translation MTKLAIMSDLHIDLNHFNKDEIDVLINILKEEAVDHLHLAGDLANHFDKTTKPFLSYLEQFIKVTYNLGNHDMLDLSEDTIEANDFQVYPLSADYCLLAIHGWYDYSFYPLKTEQENLAFKKSFWFDRRLKRKQSDPQITDAICQKLESKLCQLADKRLIVAMHFVPHQAFLLSYPKLKPFNAFLGSHKFHQIFTNTSVTDVVFGHNHKRINKTELDGITYHSKPLGYMKEWQLTNHFLRQFPHYLTKDTYHPNKRFAAIKNEEAFIIYRQEHLAEEFRSAMTIFTIG, from the coding sequence ATGACTAAATTAGCTATTATGAGTGATCTTCATATTGACCTCAACCACTTTAACAAAGATGAAATAGATGTCCTTATCAATATCCTTAAAGAAGAGGCCGTTGATCATCTTCATCTAGCTGGTGATCTAGCCAACCATTTTGACAAAACGACAAAACCCTTCCTAAGCTATTTAGAGCAATTTATCAAGGTCACCTATAACTTAGGTAATCACGATATGTTAGATTTGAGTGAAGATACTATTGAAGCCAATGATTTCCAGGTCTATCCTTTGAGTGCTGACTATTGTTTACTAGCAATCCATGGCTGGTACGACTACAGTTTCTATCCTCTCAAAACTGAGCAAGAAAATCTAGCATTTAAGAAGTCTTTTTGGTTCGATCGCCGACTTAAGAGAAAGCAATCTGATCCTCAAATTACAGACGCAATCTGTCAAAAGCTGGAAAGTAAGCTTTGTCAATTAGCAGATAAGCGCCTCATTGTCGCTATGCATTTTGTTCCTCACCAAGCTTTTTTGCTATCTTACCCTAAATTGAAACCATTCAATGCTTTTCTAGGCAGCCATAAATTTCATCAGATTTTTACAAATACTTCTGTTACTGATGTGGTGTTTGGCCACAACCATAAGCGCATTAATAAAACCGAACTGGATGGAATCACTTATCACAGTAAACCCCTTGGGTATATGAAAGAATGGCAATTAACTAATCACTTTTTGAGACAATTTCCTCACTATTTAACCAAGGATACTTATCACCCTAACAAACGCTTTGCTGCTATTAAAAATGAAGAAGCTTTTATTATCTATCGACAAGAACATCTAGCGGAGGAGTTTCGCTCTGCAATGACTATTTTTACCATTGGTTAG
- a CDS encoding DUF1934 domain-containing protein, giving the protein MKIEIRNTILIDDQVEKIKEVQNCQLHEKGKYLYFVYQNAEDEKVVIKCDASSLVMNRFSNPHSIMTFEKGVPHVFNIPTPLGIQQLVTDTAEYQFDPKKQKIIISYKLVQPESLAIFANYQLEILWY; this is encoded by the coding sequence ATGAAGATAGAGATTAGAAATACTATTTTGATTGACGATCAAGTAGAAAAAATTAAAGAGGTACAAAACTGTCAATTACATGAAAAGGGTAAGTATCTTTATTTTGTCTATCAGAATGCTGAAGATGAAAAAGTGGTAATTAAGTGTGATGCTAGTTCGCTGGTGATGAATCGTTTTTCTAATCCACACTCCATTATGACTTTTGAAAAAGGGGTTCCCCATGTTTTTAATATCCCAACCCCCCTTGGGATTCAACAATTAGTAACCGATACTGCAGAATATCAATTTGATCCTAAGAAGCAAAAGATAATTATCTCCTACAAATTAGTTCAACCAGAGAGTCTCGCTATTTTTGCAAATTATCAGCTAGAGATACTCTGGTACTAG
- a CDS encoding cation-translocating P-type ATPase produces the protein MSKEQRKDVYYTQSEETVLERLHSSREGLSSDEAKSRLDQFGRNELDEGEKRSLFMKFLDQFKDLMIIILIVAAMLSVITEGSKGLTDAIIILAVVVLNAAFGVYQEGQAEAAIEALKSMSSPLARIRRDGHVIEVDSKELVPGDIVLLEAGDVVPADMRLLEANSLKIEEAALTGESVPVEKDITVQVAEDAGIGDRVNMGYQNSNVTYGRGLGVVTNTGMYTEVGHIAGMLANADETDTPLKQNLDNLSKILTYAILVIAAITFAVGVFIRGQHPLEGLMTSVALAVAAIPEGLPAIVTVVLSLGTQVLAKRNAIIRKLPAVETLGSTEIIASDKTGTLTMNQMTVEKIYTNGSLQTAGSDIDFSNSTLRIMNFANDTKIDQSGKLIGDPTETALVQYGLDHGFDVREVLASEPRVAELPFDSDRKLMATIHKGVADAPYFVAVKGAPDQLLKRVTQIEENGNIRPITEADKTAILDMNKSLAKQALRVLMMAYKHVDAIPTLNTESVESELIFSGLVGMIDPERPEAAQAVKVAKEAGIRPIMITGDHQDTAEAIAKRLGIIDENDTGDHVFTGAELNELTDEEFQKVFKQYSVYARVSPEHKVRIVKAWQNEGKVVAMTGDGVNDAPSLKTADIGIGMGITGTEVSKGASDMVLADDNFATIIVAVEEGRKVFSNIQKTIQYLLSANMAEVLTIFLATLFGWDVLQPVHLLWINLVTDTLPAIALGVEPAEPGVMKHKPRGRKSSFFDGGVKEAILYQGAFQTVLVLGVYAFALMFPEHSTYKEIHADALTMAYVTLGLIQLVHAYNVKSVYQSMFKVGLFKNKLFNYSIPLAFIMLMVTVVVPGFNKFFHVAHLSASQWLVVVIGSLLMVVLVELVKAIQRAMGMDDKAI, from the coding sequence TTGTCTAAAGAACAAAGAAAAGACGTGTATTATACACAATCCGAGGAGACAGTGCTTGAGCGATTGCATTCAAGTAGAGAAGGACTTTCATCTGACGAAGCTAAAAGTCGTTTAGACCAATTTGGTCGTAATGAACTTGATGAGGGTGAAAAACGAAGTCTCTTTATGAAATTCCTTGATCAATTTAAGGATTTAATGATTATTATTTTAATCGTTGCTGCCATGCTTTCTGTTATCACCGAAGGATCAAAAGGCTTGACTGATGCTATCATTATTCTAGCTGTTGTTGTTCTTAATGCGGCATTTGGTGTCTATCAAGAAGGACAAGCAGAGGCGGCTATTGAAGCCTTGAAGTCAATGTCAAGTCCACTTGCGCGAATTAGGCGTGATGGTCATGTCATTGAGGTTGATTCAAAAGAATTAGTACCAGGTGACATTGTCTTACTTGAGGCAGGAGATGTTGTTCCAGCAGATATGCGTTTATTGGAAGCTAATTCTCTTAAAATAGAAGAGGCTGCCTTAACGGGAGAATCTGTACCTGTTGAAAAAGATATTACAGTTCAAGTTGCTGAGGATGCAGGCATCGGTGACCGTGTCAATATGGGATACCAAAATTCAAATGTTACTTATGGACGTGGTCTAGGGGTTGTCACCAATACCGGAATGTACACCGAAGTGGGACATATTGCTGGGATGTTAGCAAATGCTGACGAGACTGATACACCATTAAAACAAAATTTAGATAATCTCTCTAAAATTTTAACTTATGCTATTTTGGTGATTGCTGCCATAACTTTTGCAGTAGGCGTCTTTATCCGTGGGCAACACCCATTAGAAGGGCTCATGACCTCTGTTGCCTTAGCTGTTGCTGCAATTCCAGAAGGATTACCAGCTATTGTAACAGTTGTTTTGTCCTTAGGAACCCAAGTCTTGGCTAAGCGTAATGCTATTATTCGTAAGTTACCTGCTGTTGAAACTTTAGGTTCAACTGAAATTATTGCTTCTGATAAAACTGGTACTCTTACGATGAACCAGATGACAGTTGAAAAGATTTATACAAACGGTTCACTGCAAACTGCTGGATCTGATATTGACTTTAGTAATAGCACTTTGCGCATTATGAATTTTGCCAATGATACAAAAATTGATCAATCTGGTAAGCTAATTGGTGATCCAACAGAAACAGCTCTAGTCCAGTATGGTCTTGATCATGGTTTTGATGTTCGAGAGGTACTTGCTTCAGAACCTCGTGTAGCAGAGTTACCATTTGATTCTGATCGTAAATTAATGGCAACTATTCATAAAGGGGTGGCAGATGCTCCTTACTTTGTAGCTGTTAAAGGTGCTCCTGATCAACTCTTAAAACGTGTCACACAAATTGAAGAGAATGGTAATATTCGGCCAATCACTGAAGCTGATAAAACAGCCATTTTAGACATGAACAAGTCTTTAGCTAAACAAGCTTTACGTGTCTTGATGATGGCATATAAGCATGTAGATGCCATTCCAACTTTGAATACAGAATCAGTGGAGTCAGAATTAATTTTCTCAGGTTTAGTTGGGATGATTGACCCTGAACGTCCTGAAGCAGCACAAGCCGTTAAAGTGGCTAAAGAAGCTGGCATTCGCCCAATCATGATTACTGGTGACCACCAAGATACTGCGGAAGCTATTGCTAAACGTCTAGGAATCATTGACGAAAATGATACAGGAGATCATGTCTTTACTGGTGCAGAATTGAACGAGCTTACAGATGAAGAATTCCAAAAAGTTTTCAAACAATACTCAGTTTATGCACGTGTATCACCAGAACACAAAGTACGCATTGTCAAAGCTTGGCAAAATGAAGGAAAAGTTGTTGCCATGACTGGCGATGGTGTTAATGATGCACCATCACTTAAGACTGCTGACATTGGTATCGGTATGGGAATTACAGGTACGGAAGTGTCTAAAGGTGCTTCGGATATGGTCCTTGCCGACGATAATTTTGCGACTATTATTGTGGCAGTTGAAGAAGGGCGTAAGGTCTTCTCTAATATTCAAAAAACAATTCAATATTTACTTTCTGCCAATATGGCTGAGGTATTAACTATTTTCCTTGCAACCTTGTTTGGTTGGGATGTTTTACAACCAGTTCATTTGCTCTGGATTAATTTGGTAACTGACACACTTCCAGCTATTGCTTTAGGGGTAGAACCTGCTGAGCCAGGTGTAATGAAACACAAACCTCGTGGGCGTAAATCAAGTTTCTTTGATGGTGGAGTAAAAGAAGCTATTCTCTATCAAGGAGCCTTCCAAACCGTACTTGTGTTGGGTGTTTATGCTTTTGCTCTAATGTTCCCAGAGCATTCAACTTATAAAGAGATTCATGCTGATGCCTTAACGATGGCTTACGTTACTTTAGGGTTAATTCAGTTAGTACATGCTTATAATGTTAAGTCAGTGTACCAATCCATGTTTAAAGTAGGACTCTTCAAAAATAAACTCTTTAACTACTCAATTCCGCTAGCATTTATCATGTTAATGGTAACCGTAGTTGTTCCAGGATTTAACAAATTCTTCCACGTTGCTCACCTAAGTGCCAGCCAGTGGTTAGTTGTTGTTATTGGTAGTCTACTGATGGTTGTCCTTGTTGAACTGGTTAAAGCTATCCAACGTGCAATGGGCATGGATGATAAAGCTATTTAA